The following proteins are encoded in a genomic region of Candidatus Bathyarchaeota archaeon:
- the glmM gene encoding phosphoglucosamine mutase, with the protein MEKPRRLFGTNGIRGVVNKELTPEFAIKIAEAIGTFFKQGKILLGYDGRISNIMLANAVTSGLISTGCDVYDAGMAPTPCIQYAVKNHQIRGGVMITASHNPPEYNGIKVMAEDGVEISRQQEVKIESLFFENKVNHVNWRRVGQRHVLLRVLDEYKEAVKKHADAATIGKKHYHVVVDAANGVGGLVTPYLLRELGCRVTTINANIDGAFPNRPPEPIPENLQDLAITVKAVGADFGVAFDGDADRSIFVDEKGEIQWGDRTFALIEKDFLQTNRGETIVTPVSSSQVVKDVAEKYGGKLVWVKVGSTIVSYTMKKLKAKLGGEENGGVFYGPHQPVRDAAMTTALILNIMAKTGRKLSQLLNELPRYHLEKDRMECPNEQKTLVLKKLVVKVKHLNPETIDGVKLWFPDKSSILIRPSGTEPVYRFYAEAEKRQKASKLVKEYKRKLQQIINP; encoded by the coding sequence AAATCCTCTTAGGATACGACGGCAGAATCAGCAACATCATGCTCGCAAACGCTGTCACAAGTGGGCTGATTTCAACAGGATGTGACGTCTATGACGCCGGAATGGCCCCCACGCCCTGCATTCAATATGCAGTTAAAAATCACCAGATTAGGGGCGGTGTCATGATTACCGCCTCCCACAATCCACCAGAATATAATGGAATAAAGGTGATGGCGGAAGACGGCGTAGAAATCTCAAGACAGCAAGAGGTTAAAATCGAAAGTCTGTTCTTTGAAAACAAGGTGAATCATGTTAACTGGCGTAGAGTTGGGCAGAGACACGTTTTACTTAGAGTCTTGGACGAATACAAGGAAGCTGTAAAAAAGCATGCTGATGCAGCTACTATAGGGAAAAAGCATTACCATGTTGTGGTGGACGCTGCCAATGGCGTAGGCGGCTTAGTAACTCCATACCTGCTTAGAGAACTAGGATGCCGGGTCACCACAATAAACGCAAACATCGACGGAGCATTCCCCAATAGACCACCAGAACCCATACCTGAAAACCTACAAGACCTTGCAATAACAGTGAAGGCAGTTGGAGCGGACTTCGGAGTAGCTTTCGACGGCGACGCAGACCGCTCCATCTTCGTAGACGAAAAAGGGGAAATACAATGGGGAGACCGCACCTTCGCCCTCATAGAAAAAGACTTCCTACAAACAAACCGCGGAGAAACAATTGTTACACCGGTAAGCTCTTCACAGGTGGTCAAGGATGTTGCAGAAAAATATGGTGGCAAGCTGGTTTGGGTCAAAGTCGGCAGCACCATCGTTTCATACACTATGAAGAAGCTGAAAGCAAAGCTTGGAGGAGAAGAAAACGGAGGCGTATTTTATGGTCCTCATCAACCAGTGCGAGACGCTGCAATGACCACTGCGCTAATCTTGAACATAATGGCGAAGACTGGCAGAAAACTTTCCCAATTACTGAACGAATTACCCCGTTACCATCTTGAAAAAGACAGGATGGAATGTCCAAATGAACAGAAAACGCTGGTGCTGAAAAAACTGGTTGTAAAGGTCAAGCACTTGAACCCTGAAACAATTGATGGCGTAAAATTGTGGTTTCCAGACAAAAGCTCTATTCTTATAAGACCAAGCGGAACCGAACCCGTATACCGATTTTACGCCGAAGCAGAAAAAAGACAAAAAGCGTCCAAACTAGTTAAAGAATATAAGCGAAAACTGCAACAAATCATAAACCCCTAA